A DNA window from Brassica napus cultivar Da-Ae chromosome C1, Da-Ae, whole genome shotgun sequence contains the following coding sequences:
- the LOC111209898 gene encoding uncharacterized protein LOC111209898 gives MFVHNLGATSLQTRALQLMKENGGVPVDDFTLMKNAYTNKKTGEIQDGLIKGVIQVVENRKVDLLATQASMCEEGDSASSNSLTVEQLNNLVLEAVPKKKGRYVGLARSTGGASSSSSAHYPLVDELMEQIKTKDTEIEFLKQDNAEIRVELQQNRTTMEENNVLTQTLLQKFRTRFGEDF, from the exons ATGTTTGTCCACAACTTAGGGGCAACAAGTTTACAGACCCGAGCACTTCAGCTA atGAAGGAAAACGGTGGAGTTCCCGTAGATGATTTTACCCTGATGAAGAACGcctataccaacaagaagactggGGAGATTCAGGATGGACTTATTAAGGGCGTAATCCAGGTCGTGGAAAATCGAAAAGTGGATCTCCTCGCGACTCAAGCTTCTATGTGTGAAGAAGGCGATTCTGCATCTTCCAACTCCTTAACCGTAGAGCAACTCAACAACCTTGTTCTCGAG GCtgttccaaagaaaaagggcCGTTATGTTGGATTGGCTCGTTCGACCGGaggggcttcttcttcttcttcagctcacTATCCACTCGTTGATGAGCTTATGGAGCAGATTAAGACCAAGGATACGGAGATTGAATTCCTGAAGCAGGACAATGCTGAAATCCGGGTTGAGCTGCAGCAAAACCGAACGACTATGGAGGAAAACAATGTTCTCACCCAGACCTTGTTGCAGAAGTTTAGGACCCGATTCGGTGAAGACTTTtag
- the LOC125580450 gene encoding uncharacterized protein LOC125580450, whose amino-acid sequence MYENYIASFSESFPIPLSCHLLNLLLSAAFQSHQAARKVDNFAAGMLCDLCNTTERLLSQSVVHRSCAVSFLLPAIFKAFSSQSSLKISLQGNVYVLSRNGFKKRIWECSKKLSSVGSIEAFLLALGWTEQKVMSQKKTLSNLTLGPNTSFGKKSRKT is encoded by the exons ATGTATGAAAACTACATTGCATCTTTTTCTGAGTCATTTCCGATTCCACTGTCGTGCCATCTCCTGAATCTGTTACTGAGCGCTGCTTTTCAAAGTCACCAAGCAGCTCGAAAGGTTGATAATTTCGCAGCTGGTATGCTTTGCGATTTGTGTAATACCACTGAGAGGCTTTTGTCACAAAGTGTCGTGCATCGTTCATGTGCTGTTAGTTTCCTTCTCCCTGCTATTTTCAAGGCATTCTCTTCTCAGTCTTCTCTGAAGATCTCACTTCAAGGGAATGTGTACGTACTTTCAAG GAATGGCTTCAAAAAAAGAATATGGGAATGCTCCAAGAAGCTGTCCTCGGTTGGATCAATAGAGGCCTTTCTTCTGGCTCTTGGATGGACGGAACAGAAAGTTATGTCTCAGAAAAAGACCCTGTCGAATTTGACTTTAGGTCCGAACACGAGTTTTGGGAAGAAATCAAGAAAGACTTGA